Genomic window (Sphingomonas japonica):
TGCCCGCGGGGACGCATGTCGAGCAGGTCTATCAGGATGCGGTGTTCGGCATCGCCGATACCGCGGCGGTGCTGATCGACTGCTCGACGATCGACGTGGAGACAGCCAAGCGCGTGGCCGAAGCAGCATCCGCCAAGGGGTTGACCGCGGTCGACGCGCCGGTGTCGGGCGGGATCGCGGCGGCAGCGGCCGGGACGCTGACCTTCATGGTCGGCGGCAGCCAGGCCGGGTTCGAGCGCGCCGAGCCGTTCCTGTCGAACATGGGCAAGGCAGTGATCCACGCGGGCGCGAGCGGTGCGGGGCAAGCGGCGAAGGTATGCAACAACATGCTGCTGGGCGCGACGATGATCGCGACCTGCGAAGCGTTCCTGCTGGCGGACAAACTGGGTCTCGATCCGCAGAAATTCTTCGATATCGCCAGCGTGTCTTCCGGACAGAGCTGGTCGATGACGAGCTATGCGCCGCTGCCGGGGGTCGGGCCGGAGACGCCCGCCGACCACGACTATCAAGGCGGGTTCGCGGCGGCGCTGATGCTCAAGGATCTGCGGCTGGCGATGGAGGCGGCAACGCAGGTCGGGGCCGATACGCCGATGGGTGCGCGCGCCGCCGAACTCTACCAGCGCTTTGCCGAGGCGGGGAATGCGGGGATCGATTTCTCCGGCATCATCCGGATGCTGGGGGACGGCCAGAACCCGACCCCCGGGTGATGGATTCGATCAGCGGCAGCTGCTCTGCGGGCCGGCGATCAGGTCGCGGCAGGTGCCGTCGATCTCGTTGGACGGCACGGTGATACCGGCCCAGCCGGCCAGGCTGGGCAGGATGTCGGCGACCTGGACCGGCACCGGCTGCTCGAACCCGACCAGCCCCTCGCGCCAGAACAGGATCGGTACGCGGCGGTCATAGTCCCAGAAGCTTCCGTGCGTCGCCACCGATCCGCGCGAGCCGTGGGGGATCGGCGTGACGTGGGGCTTGAGCGCCAGCATCAGGTCGCCGGAACGGTCCGGGACATAGGTGGCGCGCGCGCGCTCGGCGACGGTCCACAATTCGGGCGACGCAGTGGGGCGCGGCGTCGCCTCGATCTCGGCGCGGGTCAGGATCGCCGCGACCTGCGGCTGGGCGCGATAATGAGCGACGGTCGCCGCGGTGATCTCCGCGCGCTGATCGCTCGTCAGCTTCGGATCGATCCAGATGTCGCCGCCGGTGCCGCCGAACAGCGGATTTTCGGCGAGCCCGAGCTTTCCGGCGACGATCTTTCCGACCGCGGACGGCGCCAATGCCGGATCGACGCGCTGGGCATCGGCGATGCCGAGCTGGCGGTTGCGCTCGGGCAGGTCGTGGCCGCCATGGTCGGCGGTGAGGACGACGGCATAGTCGATCCCGGTGGCGTCGAGCACGTCGAAGAAATTGCCGAGATCGCGGTCGAGCGATGTCAGTTGAAGGCACATCTCGGCGCCGTTGGTGCCATAGCTGTGGCCGACATGGTCGGTCGCCGACAGGCTGACCGCGAGCAGGTCGGTGGTGCTGCGCTGGCCGAGCTGCAGGTCCTGGACGAAGGCAGCCGCCAGCGCGAGGGTCGCGGCATCCTTTTCGGGAGAATTGGCGAAGGCCGACGCGTTGCCCGCCGCTCGCGCGAATCGGCCCGTGCCGACGGTCCTGCCGCCGCCGACAGGGATCGCACGGTCGAGCGGCTGGCAATAGGCGGGCAAGGCGAGCGCGGGCTGCGCGGTCGCGATCCGCTTGGTCACCGCGGCATTGGTCCGGGTGACGGTGTTGGGCACCGGTGCACCGACATAGCCGACAAAGCCCTTGCCGCCCCACCACCAGGTCTGGTCTGCGCCTTTGCCACCCATCGCGACGGCGCCGCGATCCTTGCCCGAAACCGCCACGACGCGCGTGGCGGGCGCGACCGCCTTCATCCGGTCGCCCAAAGTCGGCATGCGCAGATGCTTCGGCGAGACGGTGTAATGATCGGAGTTGCTGCCGGGAACGCTCTCGTCCTCCAGGCAATAGACCGTCTTGTCCTCGCGTGCTGTGTCGAGGTCGATCCAGTCGTTGGCGATGATGCCGGTGCGCGACGGCCAGCTGCCGGTCAGGATGGTGGCATGACCCGGACAGGTCTCGGTCGCCGAATGCGGCTGGTAGCCCGAGGGAAACACCACGCCCCGAGCCAGCCGTGCCAACCCGCCGGTAACATGGCTGCGATATTGATCGAACAGGTCGGCGGAGAATTGATCGACCGCGATCGCGACGATCAGCCGGGGTCGTTCGGGAACGGGCGCTTCCTGCGCGGCGACAGGCGAGGCGACCGCAGCGCACAGCGAGGCGGAGAGAATCAAGGTGAGGCGGGACATGGGTGCTCCGGGAGTGGCAAAGGAGTGCGGGGTCGCTATGGTCGAACGACGGCATCGGGTGCGAATGACGGGCGAGTGATGGGTGGTATGCGTTTCAGCTTCGTGACATTTTTGTGCGCGTTCGTCACGCTGGTGCTGGCGAGCCCGGCGGCGGCGCAGGTGCCCGGGAACACGCGCCACATCGCCATCGAACTGATCGCCGAGACCGATACCCCCGCCGCCGGCAGCGAGGTGGCGCTGGCCTTCGCATCGGTACCCGAACCCGGCTGGCACGGATATTGGAAGAATCCGGGCGATGCCGGGATCGAGACGACGCTCGACTGGACGCTGCCGCAAGGCGTCACGGCGGGGCCGCTCGACTATCCGGTGCCGCAACGGCTGCTGATCGCCGGGCTGATGAACTACGTCTATGAAGGGCCGTTCGCACAATTCGCGACGCTGAAGATCCCGGCGGGGCTGGCGCCGGGAACGCGGCTGCCGGTGCGGGTCAAGAGCGACTATCTGGTGTGCACCGACGAGATCTGCGTGCCGGAAAGCGCGCAGCTGGAGACGGTGCTGACGATCGGCGACGGCGCGATCGCGCCCGCACGGCGTGCGCGTTTCGACCGGTGGCGCGCGGCGCTGCCCAAGCCGCTGGGAAGCGAGGCCACCTATCAGGTCGCCGAGGGCGGGTTTCGTCTTGCAGTGCCGTTCCCCGCCGAAGCGGCGGCGATCGATGCGTATTTCTTTCCCGCCAGCGCCGGAACCGTCAATTTCGCGGCGCCGCAGGCCGTCACGCGAAGCGGCGACCTGTTGTTGATCGAGACTGCCGCGTCGGGGGCGGGCGGACCGCCGATCGATGGCGTGCTGTCGGTCGGTGGCGGCCGAGGGCTGTCGTTGCGCGCGGTGCCCGGCATCGTCGCCGCCGGGCCGGAGCATGCGGCAGAGATCGACTGGGCGTCTGCGCTGCTGGCGCTGGGCGGGGCGCTGCTGGGAGGGCTGATCCTCAACATCATGCCGTGCGTGTTCCCGATTCTGAGCCTGAAGGCGCTGAGCCTGGCGCGCGGCGGTATCGATGAGGATACCGCGCGCGGCGAAGCGCGAGCCTATACCGCAGGCGTGATCCTGACCTGCGTGGCACTCGGTGCGGTGCTGCTGGCGCTGCGCGCGGCCGGGGCGAGCGCCGGATGGGCCTTCCAGCTCCAGGATCCGCGCGCGATCCTGATCCTGTTGCTGCTGACGACTGCGATCGCCTTCAACCTGGCGGGACTGTTCGAGCTGTCGGCGCCGGGCGCGATCAACCGGGCGGCGGCGAGCGGCAGCAGAGGCGGCACCGGCGGGGCGTTCGCGACCGGCGCGCTCGCGGCATTCATCGCGACGCCGTGCACCGGGCCGTTCATGGGCGTGGCGCTGGGCGCGGCGCTGGTCCTGCCGTGGCCGCTCGCGCTCGGCATCTTCGCCGGGCTGGGGCTGGGGCTCGCATTGCCGTTCCTGCTGCTGGGATATGTTCCGGCGCTACGGCGGCGATTGCCGCGGCCGGGTGCGTGGATGGACCGGTTCCGCAAGGCGCTGTCAGTGCCGATGTTCCTGACCGCGCTGGCGCTCGCCTGGGTGCTCGGGCGGCAGGCGGGAGTCGACGGCATGACGCTGGGGCTCGGCGCTGCGCTGATCGTAGCGGTCGGGCTGTGGTGGATGGGCAGGCGCCAGGCGCGCGGGGCGCAGCGCGCGTGGGTACCGAGCGCCGCCGCGGCGCTGCTCGCGCTGGGTGCGGTAATGCTGGTCGAACGCGAGCCGGCGGCGGCGGCACCGATGCTGGCGGCCAATGCGCAGCCCTTCACCCAGGCCAAGCTGGACCAGCTGCGCGGCGAAGGGCGTCCGATCTTCGCCTATTTCACCGCCGATTGGTGCATCACCTGCAAGGTCAACGAGAAGAGCGCGATCGAGACCGCCGACGTTGCCAAGGCGTTCGCCGATGGCGAGGTGCAGGTGCTGGTCGGCGACTGGACTGACGGCGATCCGGCGCTGGGACGTTTCATCGAGCAGCATAACCGCGCGGGGGTGCCGCTGTATCTGTGGTATGAGCCGGGCGAGCCGGGGCCGCGTATCCTGCCGCAACTGCTGACCAAGGCGATGCTGACCGACTTGCCGGGAAGATGACGACGAGGACGTGACCGCAAGCGAGGAGATTGCGTGATGACCAAGCTGATCTGGATCGGTGCCGCCGCACTGGCACTGGCAGTGCCGGGCACCGCGCAGCAGACGACTGGGCAGAAGGCCGGCAATTTCAAGCTGACCGATGTCGATGGCCGCACCGTCGCGCTGTCGGATTTCGCCGGCAAGACCGTGGTGCTCGAATGGCACAATCCCGGCTGTCCGTTCGTGCAGAAACATTATGGCGGCGGCAATATGCAGAAGACGCAAGCGGCGGCGCGGGCGCAGGGCGCGGTGTGGCTGACGATCAATTCGGGTGCGCCGGGCAAGCAGGGGCATATGTCGGGCGCTGAGGCCAAGGCGCTGATGGCCGAGCAGAAGGCGGAGCCGACCCGCTATCTGCTCGATCCCCGGGGCGTGGTCGGCAAGGGCTATGCCGCCAAGACGACGCCGCATCTGTACGTGATCGATGGCCGCGGCACGCTGGTCTATCAAGGCGGGATCGACGACAAGCCGACCGCGGACCAGGCCGATATCGCCGGCGCGCGCAACCATGTGCTGGCGGCCCTGGGCGAGATGCGCGCGGGCAAGCCAATATCGGTAGCGGAGACGCGGCCCTATGGGTGCTCAGTCAAATATGCCGGATAGCCTGACCATTTAGCCTTGTGCGGCGCAGCAATATTGATCAGCATGGACCCCAAGCCACCTGTGTGGGTTGGGAGATCGGATGGGAACACTCGGCGCGTTCGATGAGCTTTGGGGGCACGGGGAACCGGGCAACCCGCGCGATGCGCTGGCGGCGCTGGCGACGTGGGTCGCCGACACGCCGGCCGACGAACTGCATCGCCGTCGCCAGTCCGCCGAAACCGCGTTTCGCCAGTTGGGCATTACCTTCGCCGTTTACGGCGATGCCGAGGCGGCGGAGCGGATCATCCCGTTCGATATCGTGCCGCGCATCTTCCTTGCCGACGAATGGGCGCGGCTCTCGCAAGGGTTGATCCAGCGCGTCGAGGCGATCAACGCGTTCCTCGACGATATTTATGGCGATCGCCGCATCGTCGAGGAGGGCGTGCTGCCGCCCGACCTGATCTTCGGCAATCCGCAATTCCGCCCCGAGGTCGCGGGGATCAAGCCGTCGCACGATATCTGGGCGCACATTTGCGGCATCGATCTGGTGCGGACGGGGCCGGACGATTTCTTCGTGCTGGAGGACAATGCCCGGACCCCGTCGGGGGTATCGTACATGCTGGAAAATCGCGAGGCGATGATCCGGCTGTGCCCCGAACTGTTCCGCGCCTTTCGGGTGGCGGCGGTGGACAGCTATCCCGACCGGCTGCTGGAGACGATGCGATCGGTGGTGCCGCATCGGTGCGGTTCGGACCCGGTCTGCGTCGTGCTGACCCCCGGGCATTTCAATTCCGCATATTACGAGCACAGCTTCCTGGCCGACAGCATGGGAGTCGAACTGGTCGAGCCGGCCGACTTGGTCGTCGACGACGACGTGGTGTGGATGCAGACCATCGCCGGGCGCGTGAAGGTCGATGTGATCTATCGCCGGATCGACGACGATTTCCTCGACCCGCTGGTGTTCCGTCCCGATTCGCTGCTGGGGGTGCCGGGGCTGATCGCGGCGTACCGTGCCGGCAACGTCACGGTGATGAACGCGCCGGGCAACGGCATCGCCGACGACAAGGCGATCTACAGCTACATGCCCGAGATCGTGCGCTTCTATTCGGGCGGCGAGGCCAAGCTGCCCAATGTCGAGACATGGCGCTGCCGCGAGCCGCAGGCGCTGAAATATGTGCTCGAGCATCTGGACGAGGTCGTGGTCAAGCTGGTCGACGGGTCGGGCGGATATGGCATGTTGGTCGGTCCGACCGCGAGCAAGGCCGAGATCGAGACGTTCCGGGCGGCGCTGATCGCGCATCCCGAGCGCTATATCGCGCAGCCGACGCTGGCGCTGTCGACCGTTCCGACGATGGTGGAGGCCGGGCTCGCACCGCGGCATGTCGATTTCCGGCCGTTCCTGCTGACCGGATCGAACGGCGTGCAGGTGGTGCCGGGAGGATTGACGCGCGTGGCGCTGCGCGAAGGGTCGCTGGTGGTCAATTCCAGCCAGGGCGGCGGGACGAAGGACAGTTTCGTGCTGTTGCCCGACGATGCCGCAAGGCAGGTGCAGATGCTGGGAGCGATGGTGCAGCAACAGGAATTGCCGTCATGAGGGGGGCACGCCCGGCATGTTGATGCTCTCACGCGCGGCGTCGTCGCTCTACTGGCTCGGCCGGTATGTCGAGCGCGCGGATTTCGTCGCGCGACTGGTCGAGGCGACGGTGCGGCTCGACGCCTTGTCGGCGCGGCCGGCGGGGGAGGCGGCCTGGGACAGCGCGCTGGCCGTGACCTATGCCAGCGACGCGTTCAAGGCGACCGGCATGCCGATCAACCAGGCCAATGTCGCGCGCTTCCTGACGATCGATCGCGATCAGAAGGCGTCGATCGTGCGCTGTCTGGAATCCGCGCGCAACAACGCGCGCGCGGTGCGCACTGCGCTGACGCGCGAGGCGTGGACCGCGATCAACCGCGCCTGGCTGGTGTTCCACAACCGCGCCGGGCCGGGCGGGACGATGGCGACGCTGGGTCTGGTCGAGGCGATCAAGGCCGAGACGCGCGGGTTCGAAGGCGCGGTGTTCCGGATGATGCGCAACGAGGCGACGTGGTTCATCCGGCTGGGCGCGGCGGTCGAGCGCGCCGACAACACCGCGCGGCTGGTCGATGTCAAATATCACCTGCTGCTGCCCGAAGGCGAGCCGGTTGGCGGGGTGGTCGATCGCGACCAGTGGACGACGATCCTGCAGACGGTGTCGGCGGTTACGGCATATCGCTGGCTCTACAGCGAGGGGCTGAAGCCCGGGCTGGTCATCGACCTGCTGCTGGCGCGGCCCGAACTGCCGCGTTCGCTGGCGGCGTGCGTCGAGGAGACGGTCGAGATGCTGGGATTGCTCGGCAAACGGACGGGACTGCAGGGCGAGGCCGATCGCATGGCGCGGGCGCGATCGGCGCGGTTGCAGCGGACGCGATCGCATGAAGTGATCGTCAGCGGGCTGCACCAGTATCTTCAGGCGTTCATTCGCGAGAATGCGCTGCTCGACGCGGCGATCAAACGCCAGTTCAGGTTCTTGTGATGCGGCTGAAAATCCATCATCGCACCCGTTACAGCTTCACCAAGGCGCAGTTGCGCCTGGTGCAGATGCTGCGCCTCACCCCCGAGGACACCGACGGGCAGACGGTGATCGACTGGCGCATCGATGTCGACCGCGACGCCCGGCTGCGGCAGGGGCGCGATGGCTTCGGCAACCGGGTGACGATGCTGTATGCCGACGGGCCGATCGATGCCATCGAGATCGAGGTGTCGGGCGAAGTGCTGACCGGGCAAGGCGACGACGGCATCGTCAGCGGCGCGACCGAGCCGTTTCCTCCGGAGCTGTATCTGCGCACGACCGACCGGACGCTGGCCGACGACCATCTCGTCGCGTTCCTGGCGCCGCTGATGCAGAGCAGCGACCCGCTCGAACGCCTGCACGGCGCCAATCGCGGGCTGTTCCGGCACATCACGCTCGACGGCGATGGTCCCGATGACGGGCGCAGCGCGCGCGAAGCGTTCGACGCCGCCACCCACGCTCCGCGCGATGCCGCGCACATCCTGATCGCCGGGCTGCGCGCGATGGGCGTACCCGCACGCTATGTCTGGGGATATCGCTCGGTCGAGGGAGACGCGCTGGCGGTGCCGCACGCCTGGACCGAGGCGCATGTCGCAGGGCGCGGCTGGATGGCGTTTGATCCCAGCTGCGGCGAATGCGCGGGCAGCGACCATGCGCGCGTCGCCATCGGCCTCGACAGCCTGACCGCGGCCCCCGTGGCAGGTTCGCGGCTGGGGCCGGGGCGCGAGCGGCTGGCGGTCGATACGGGGGCGGAGGAGTAAGGGCCTTCGCCCAAGCGGCGCGCAGCGTTGTGCGGAATCGCTATACCAGTTCCGCGAGCACCGGCGGATGGATGCGCTGCGGAGCGGGGACATCGGGATCGAGCGGCGCCCAGCCATTGGGGCCGAGCGCCTCGAGCGGCTTGTAGCGGACCTTGTACGCCATCCGCGCCGACCCGCGCACCCAATATCCGAGATAGACGTAGTTGAGACCGGCAGCGGTCGCGCGCAGGATATGGTCCATGATGATGAAGTTGCCGAGCCCCTGCCGGGTGGGATGATCGGCGTCGAAGAAGCTGTAGATCATCGACAGACCATCGGCCTGCTGATCGGTGATGCAGGCGCCGACCAGCTTGCCGGGGCGGCCATTGACCGCGGGTTCGCGATATTCGACCATGAACGATTCGACCGGGCTCTGCTCGACCATGTCGGCGAAATCCTGCTCGTCCATCGTCGCCATGCCGCCACCGGGATGGCGCGAACGCAGATAGCGCCGCAGCAGCTGGAACTGCTCGTCGGTCGCCCAGGCGCGGCACGCCGACACCTCGAGGTCGCCGTGGCGGCGCAGCAGCTTGCGCTGTGTGGCATTGGCGACGAAGCGATCGGCGACGATGCGGACCGACACGCAGGCGGTGCAGCCCGCGCAGCTCGGCCGATAGGCGACCGACTGGCTGCGGCGAAAGCCGATCCGGCCGAGCGCGTCGTTCAATTCGGTCGCGTGCAGGCCGCCCAGCTCGGTGAATACCTTGCGTTCCTGACGGCCGGGCAAATAGGGGCACGGCGACGGGCTGGTGACGAAGAATCGTGGAAAACGAAACGGTGCGCTCACCCGGTCAGGCCCCTTCCGATCACCCGTTCCGGATGACCTCTGCCGCCACTATGCGTCGCCGATTCCATGATGAAAAGGCGCTTTACCATGATTGAAGGTTAACGGAGGCGCATTTCTGTGGACGAATGTCCGCGCGTTCGAAGCGTACGCTGGCGCACTATAGGTCGGGCTGAATCGCGGGCCAAGGCGCGGGGGACTCGGCTCGGCGCGGTGGGGATTCGGTTCGACGAAATCGCCCGGGTGCGGTGGATGCTATGCCAGTTCGACCAGGCTCGCCTCGAAGCCGCTCGCCTTGAGCGCGACCATCAGCCGGTCGAGATGCGCCGCGTCTCGGGTTTCGCATTCGATGTCGGTGATCAGGCCCTTGGCCGGAAGCGTCGTGAACACCCGCTGGTGGTAGACCTCGATGATGTTGACGCCCTGTTCGTGGAAGATCTTGGCGACGTTGAACAGTGCGCCGGGGCGGTCCTGCAAACGGACACGCAGGCGCGCCAGACGGCCCGAGCGGGCAAGGTCGCGCAGCAGCACGTTGGCGAGCAGCCGCGTGTCGATGTTGCCGCCGCACAGCACGGTGCCGACGGTGCGCCCCTTGAAGCGTTCGGGATGCGACAGCAGCGCGGCAAGGCCGGCGGCACCGGCGCCCTCCACCACGGTCTTTTCGATCTGGAGCAGCAGCGACACCGCTTCCTCGAGGCTGCGTTCGCCGACCAGGACGATGTCGTCGACCAACGCCTCGACCATGCGCGCGGTAATGCCGCCGGGTTCCTTGACGGCGATGCCTTCGGCCAGCGTGTCGCCGCCGCACGGATAGTCGGTGCCGTTGATGCGGTTGTACATCGACGGGAACAGTTCGGCCTCGACCCCGACGACTTCGATCGGGTGGTCCGCCGCGCGGGCGACGGTGGCCATGCCCGAGATCAGCCCGCCGCCGCCGATCGGCACGACCAGCATGTCGATCGAGGGGATGTCGGCCAGCATCTCGACGGCGACGGTGCCTTGCCCGGCGATGATGCGCGCGTCGTCAAACGGGTGGACGAAGCTGTAGCCGTTCGATGCCTCGAGCTTGCGCGCATGGGCATAGGCGGCGTCGAACGTCTCGCCTTCGAGGATGACGGTGGCACCATGGCCTTCGGTCTGGGTGATCTTCACCGTCGGCGTGTTGCGCGGCATCACGATGGTCGAGGGGATGCCCAATCGCGTGGCGTGGTAGGCCAGCCCCTGCGCGTGGTTGCCGGCCGACGCCGCGATCACGCCCTTGGCGCGTGCTGCGTCGTCCAGCTGCATCAGCGTGTTGAGCGCGCCGCGCTCCTTGTACGCTGCGGTGAACTGCAGGTTCTCGAACTTGAGATAGACCTCGGCGCCGGTCAGCTGCGACAGGGTGCGGCTGTGCAGCGTCGGGGTACGCACGATCGACGGCGCGATCCGCTGGTGCGCGGCCTCGACATCGGCGAGGGTGACGGGCAGCGCAGGCGCCGATGGAGCGGGGTTGGTAGCCATCTTGTGCGCCTAGCCGATCGCGCGGGCACGGGAAACCGTCTTGCGCGGCGGCGGCGCGATGGCGATCATGGCAGGGCATGCATCGGTATTTCTTTTCGCTGAGGATCGCGGGGCTGGTCGTGCTGGCCGCGATCGCGGTGGCGTTCGTCGATCTGTGGCTTCGCGGCTTTGCGGTGGTCTATGATCCGGACAATCGCCTGGCGAGCGCGGCGCTGGTTTCGGCGGAGAGCGAGCGACCGATGCGCGAGTTCGCCGAACATTACTGGGCCGGGCGCGCGGACGGCGACGCGCACTTCCTGCTGCGCTGTCACAATGGCGGCGAGCGGCGGGTGGGGTACGTCACGCCGGGGTTGCAGGTGACGCACGAAGTGAGCGCCGCCGACTGCGTACCGCCCGTTGCCGCGCCGCGCCTGCCTGCGTAAGGCACTGCCATGGCAGCAGTCGCATTTATCGGAATGGGCGTGATGGGCGCGCCGATGGCGGGACATCTGGTCGCCGCAGGGCATGACGTCACCGTCTATAATCGCACGCGTGCCAAGGCCGAGGCCTGGGCGCAGGCGCATGGCGGCGCGGTCGCGGCGAGCCCGGCACAAGCGGCGGAAGGCAAGGACGTCGTCCTTGCCTGTGTCGGAAACGATGCCGAT
Coding sequences:
- a CDS encoding alkaline phosphatase family protein yields the protein MSRLTLILSASLCAAVASPVAAQEAPVPERPRLIVAIAVDQFSADLFDQYRSHVTGGLARLARGVVFPSGYQPHSATETCPGHATILTGSWPSRTGIIANDWIDLDTAREDKTVYCLEDESVPGSNSDHYTVSPKHLRMPTLGDRMKAVAPATRVVAVSGKDRGAVAMGGKGADQTWWWGGKGFVGYVGAPVPNTVTRTNAAVTKRIATAQPALALPAYCQPLDRAIPVGGGRTVGTGRFARAAGNASAFANSPEKDAATLALAAAFVQDLQLGQRSTTDLLAVSLSATDHVGHSYGTNGAEMCLQLTSLDRDLGNFFDVLDATGIDYAVVLTADHGGHDLPERNRQLGIADAQRVDPALAPSAVGKIVAGKLGLAENPLFGGTGGDIWIDPKLTSDQRAEITAATVAHYRAQPQVAAILTRAEIEATPRPTASPELWTVAERARATYVPDRSGDLMLALKPHVTPIPHGSRGSVATHGSFWDYDRRVPILFWREGLVGFEQPVPVQVADILPSLAGWAGITVPSNEIDGTCRDLIAGPQSSCR
- a CDS encoding protein-disulfide reductase DsbD family protein: MGGMRFSFVTFLCAFVTLVLASPAAAQVPGNTRHIAIELIAETDTPAAGSEVALAFASVPEPGWHGYWKNPGDAGIETTLDWTLPQGVTAGPLDYPVPQRLLIAGLMNYVYEGPFAQFATLKIPAGLAPGTRLPVRVKSDYLVCTDEICVPESAQLETVLTIGDGAIAPARRARFDRWRAALPKPLGSEATYQVAEGGFRLAVPFPAEAAAIDAYFFPASAGTVNFAAPQAVTRSGDLLLIETAASGAGGPPIDGVLSVGGGRGLSLRAVPGIVAAGPEHAAEIDWASALLALGGALLGGLILNIMPCVFPILSLKALSLARGGIDEDTARGEARAYTAGVILTCVALGAVLLALRAAGASAGWAFQLQDPRAILILLLLTTAIAFNLAGLFELSAPGAINRAAASGSRGGTGGAFATGALAAFIATPCTGPFMGVALGAALVLPWPLALGIFAGLGLGLALPFLLLGYVPALRRRLPRPGAWMDRFRKALSVPMFLTALALAWVLGRQAGVDGMTLGLGAALIVAVGLWWMGRRQARGAQRAWVPSAAAALLALGAVMLVEREPAAAAPMLAANAQPFTQAKLDQLRGEGRPIFAYFTADWCITCKVNEKSAIETADVAKAFADGEVQVLVGDWTDGDPALGRFIEQHNRAGVPLYLWYEPGEPGPRILPQLLTKAMLTDLPGR
- a CDS encoding redoxin domain-containing protein, with amino-acid sequence MTKLIWIGAAALALAVPGTAQQTTGQKAGNFKLTDVDGRTVALSDFAGKTVVLEWHNPGCPFVQKHYGGGNMQKTQAAARAQGAVWLTINSGAPGKQGHMSGAEAKALMAEQKAEPTRYLLDPRGVVGKGYAAKTTPHLYVIDGRGTLVYQGGIDDKPTADQADIAGARNHVLAALGEMRAGKPISVAETRPYGCSVKYAG
- a CDS encoding circularly permuted type 2 ATP-grasp protein → MGTLGAFDELWGHGEPGNPRDALAALATWVADTPADELHRRRQSAETAFRQLGITFAVYGDAEAAERIIPFDIVPRIFLADEWARLSQGLIQRVEAINAFLDDIYGDRRIVEEGVLPPDLIFGNPQFRPEVAGIKPSHDIWAHICGIDLVRTGPDDFFVLEDNARTPSGVSYMLENREAMIRLCPELFRAFRVAAVDSYPDRLLETMRSVVPHRCGSDPVCVVLTPGHFNSAYYEHSFLADSMGVELVEPADLVVDDDVVWMQTIAGRVKVDVIYRRIDDDFLDPLVFRPDSLLGVPGLIAAYRAGNVTVMNAPGNGIADDKAIYSYMPEIVRFYSGGEAKLPNVETWRCREPQALKYVLEHLDEVVVKLVDGSGGYGMLVGPTASKAEIETFRAALIAHPERYIAQPTLALSTVPTMVEAGLAPRHVDFRPFLLTGSNGVQVVPGGLTRVALREGSLVVNSSQGGGTKDSFVLLPDDAARQVQMLGAMVQQQELPS
- a CDS encoding alpha-E domain-containing protein; its protein translation is MLSRAASSLYWLGRYVERADFVARLVEATVRLDALSARPAGEAAWDSALAVTYASDAFKATGMPINQANVARFLTIDRDQKASIVRCLESARNNARAVRTALTREAWTAINRAWLVFHNRAGPGGTMATLGLVEAIKAETRGFEGAVFRMMRNEATWFIRLGAAVERADNTARLVDVKYHLLLPEGEPVGGVVDRDQWTTILQTVSAVTAYRWLYSEGLKPGLVIDLLLARPELPRSLAACVEETVEMLGLLGKRTGLQGEADRMARARSARLQRTRSHEVIVSGLHQYLQAFIRENALLDAAIKRQFRFL
- a CDS encoding transglutaminase family protein yields the protein MRLKIHHRTRYSFTKAQLRLVQMLRLTPEDTDGQTVIDWRIDVDRDARLRQGRDGFGNRVTMLYADGPIDAIEIEVSGEVLTGQGDDGIVSGATEPFPPELYLRTTDRTLADDHLVAFLAPLMQSSDPLERLHGANRGLFRHITLDGDGPDDGRSAREAFDAATHAPRDAAHILIAGLRAMGVPARYVWGYRSVEGDALAVPHAWTEAHVAGRGWMAFDPSCGECAGSDHARVAIGLDSLTAAPVAGSRLGPGRERLAVDTGAEE
- a CDS encoding arginyltransferase, translating into MSAPFRFPRFFVTSPSPCPYLPGRQERKVFTELGGLHATELNDALGRIGFRRSQSVAYRPSCAGCTACVSVRIVADRFVANATQRKLLRRHGDLEVSACRAWATDEQFQLLRRYLRSRHPGGGMATMDEQDFADMVEQSPVESFMVEYREPAVNGRPGKLVGACITDQQADGLSMIYSFFDADHPTRQGLGNFIIMDHILRATAAGLNYVYLGYWVRGSARMAYKVRYKPLEALGPNGWAPLDPDVPAPQRIHPPVLAELV
- a CDS encoding threonine ammonia-lyase — encoded protein: MATNPAPSAPALPVTLADVEAAHQRIAPSIVRTPTLHSRTLSQLTGAEVYLKFENLQFTAAYKERGALNTLMQLDDAARAKGVIAASAGNHAQGLAYHATRLGIPSTIVMPRNTPTVKITQTEGHGATVILEGETFDAAYAHARKLEASNGYSFVHPFDDARIIAGQGTVAVEMLADIPSIDMLVVPIGGGGLISGMATVARAADHPIEVVGVEAELFPSMYNRINGTDYPCGGDTLAEGIAVKEPGGITARMVEALVDDIVLVGERSLEEAVSLLLQIEKTVVEGAGAAGLAALLSHPERFKGRTVGTVLCGGNIDTRLLANVLLRDLARSGRLARLRVRLQDRPGALFNVAKIFHEQGVNIIEVYHQRVFTTLPAKGLITDIECETRDAAHLDRLMVALKASGFEASLVELA